The Helicobacter sp. MIT 05-5293 nucleotide sequence TTTTTGTGTGCAGACACATTAGAATCTGCGCAAGAGATTTATCTTCAACTTGAATCTTTAAATATCAAACGCAAACAAATACAAGTTTCCCTTTTAGAATCCGCACAAGAAAATATCATTATAACCGAGCATTTTGTATTGAGTTATGGCGAAGGTTGGCATAGTGGTGTTCTTGGGATTGTCGCAGCGCAACTTGCAGACATTCATCAAAAATCCTCTTTTGTGTTGTCTTTGGAAAATGATATTTTGAAAGGTAGTGCCAGAAGCTATGGCGGACTTAATTTGATTGAAAGTATCAAGCTAGTAGGAGAATATCTGCTTGCTTATGGCGGACACAGCGGAGCTTTGGGCTTAAGTTTGCACCGCCACAACATAGAATCTTTTATCCAAGCCTTACAGAAAAATCTGATTTTTACGCAAACATCTCCTTTGGAGATTCTAGGATTAATGCCATTTGCACAAATTAATAGAGATTTGCTCTGTATGATTGAATCTTTTGAGCCATTCGGTGAGGGCAATCCAAAGCCTATCTTTTTGACCCGTGAACTTTGTATCGCTGCAATCAAACCTTTAGGCAAAGAGAAGAAGCATTATCGTTACATTTTGCAAGACAGACAAAGTAATATCTGCCACAATGGGATTGAGTTTTTTGTCTCGCAAGCGCGTGAAATAGGACGCATTTATGATGTTACTTATGAAATCAGCCGTGATGATTATACCAAGGGCATTATGCTTAAAATTATTGAAATGAATGAAAAAGCTATCTGAATTTCCATTCTTTGCGGATTTCTTCGATAGAATCTTTATGAATCTGAAGCAAAATCATACCTTCTTTTGCATCTAAATGATCTTGGACTTCGCCCTGTGCGTCAATATAGAGGCTATCTCCATAAAATCGCCAAGCGACTTCATCATAGCATAATTCCCCGACACGATTTATCCGCAAAATTGCCATAGAATTTGTAAAAGCGCGCATTTGGCAGAGATTTCTCCAACGCACCCTAGAACTGAAAGTATTTGCACAAGGGATAATCACAACATCGACTTTTGCCTTTTTAAGCATCACCCATATTTCATCAAAATGAATCTCAAATCCCGCAATCACTGCAAATTTGAGATTCTCTCTTTCAAACACGATAGGCATTACAAATCGCTTTTTGTAAGGATTGTCAAAAAATGCTCTTTCATTCCAATGCTCGTATTCGATTAATCTTTGTTGGGTGTAAATTTCTCTCTCTTGCCCTTTGATGAGCGCAATACCTTTATAAAGCTTGTTTGATTCCCCAAAGAGAATGGGCGCAATGATTTCGATTTTGTATTTCTTAGAAAGTTTGGCGAGATTCTCTAAGATATTGTGTGAAAAGCTTGCAATGATGTCTTTTGAATAAGATTGTCCAAACTCCTTGTAGAAAGGATTTAGCACATATTCTCCTAAGGCGACTAATTGCGCTTTTTGTTTTTTACAAGCGTGTAAATATTTTTCAAGACGCTCATCAGAGATTTGCAGTGAGGGAAGTTGCAAAAGGGCAATATTCATAAGATGTCCTTATTGGTAAAGTCTAAGTGGGATTGTAACATATTAAGCTTAGGTTTATTATAATGCGCTTTTTATGTTTCAAACTATTTTATTGAAAGTGATTCTGTTATTAAAAATATGGAATCTAAGCGAGTAATATAGTAAAAGAAATTTTACAAGAAATCGCCGATGAAAAAGAGGGACAATGGCGACTAAAAGACAAAAAAGGCACGCAACTCGAGCTTAAAATCTAATAAAATACAATCCAACACAAAGGAGCAAAAATGGTAGAACGATACGCACGAGAGGAAATGAAAAAGCTGTGGGATATGAATGCGAAGTATTCTGCGTGGTTAGAGGTAGAAAAGGCGTTGGTAAGAGGGTGGAATAAATTAGGGTTAATCCCAGATTCTGATTGTGAGAAAATCTGTAAGAATGCGAAGTTTGACATTGCGAGGATTGATGAAATCGAAGCAGTTACAAAGCACGATTTAATTGCTTTTACCACAAGTGTTGCAGAATCTTTGGGTGAAGAGTCGCGGTGGTTTCATTATGGTATCACTTCAAGTGATTGTATTGATACCGCTGTGGCATTGCAAATGCGGGATTCTTTGAAAATCATCATTGAAGATGTCAAGGCTTTGCGTGAGGCGATAAAAAAGCGTGCAATGGAGCATAAAGATACTTTAATGGTGGGACGCAGTCATGGAATCCACGGCGAACCGATTACCTTTGGGCTTATCTGTGCGATTTGG carries:
- a CDS encoding carbon-nitrogen hydrolase family protein — encoded protein: MNIALLQLPSLQISDERLEKYLHACKKQKAQLVALGEYVLNPFYKEFGQSYSKDIIASFSHNILENLAKLSKKYKIEIIAPILFGESNKLYKGIALIKGQEREIYTQQRLIEYEHWNERAFFDNPYKKRFVMPIVFERENLKFAVIAGFEIHFDEIWVMLKKAKVDVVIIPCANTFSSRVRWRNLCQMRAFTNSMAILRINRVGELCYDEVAWRFYGDSLYIDAQGEVQDHLDAKEGMILLQIHKDSIEEIRKEWKFR